From the genome of Mastomys coucha isolate ucsf_1 unplaced genomic scaffold, UCSF_Mcou_1 pScaffold6, whole genome shotgun sequence, one region includes:
- the Fam110c gene encoding protein FAM110C — MRALPTLDSRARMRPPLGDPRAAEGTLTAPPTNKSAVERLAADRAKYVRSTLGSSRGPVSEHRVPEAPGVQHRNPIPSALAPAPVARRAIARKPLRPDSLIIYRQKCEFVRGSDADCSRVGLMKKFFQGSGKDKMAVAPETTGVADEDKRKETEATWTKSSQAAAARPASMVPPPAPVVAVKSPALPFEVAPRVPIGRSGVELRVSRSKGLQRSQSDLSSRYSIARAESDTFFQYCGLDPDVVEALGRENFSAGSDCVTLKVRSVSMATSDSSFSRHSEDGLQEEELLEQVPSTTSVVERNARIIKWLFTCKKAKETPSQKLQEPA, encoded by the coding sequence ATGCGCGCCCTGCCGACCCTGGACTCGCGTGCCAGAATGCGGCCACCTCTCGGGGACCCCAGGGCAGCGGAGGGCACTCTCACCGCACCGCCGACGAACAAGAGCGCTGTGGAGAGACTGGCAGCGGACCGCGCCAAGTACGTTCGCAGCACGCTGGGATCTAGCCGGGGTCCTGTGTCCGAACACAGGGTCCCTGAGGCCCCAGGGGTGCAGCACCGCAACCCGATCCCTTCGGCTCTTGCCCCAGCTCCTGTAGCCCGCAGGGCTATCGCTCGAAAGCCTCTGAGACCTGATTCATTGATCATCTATCGGCAGAAATGTGAATTCGTACGAGGGTCAGATGCAGACTGTTCCAGAGTGGGACTGATGAAGAAGTTTTTCCAGGGGTCTGgcaaggacaaaatggcagtgGCCCCTGAGACGACCGGGGTGGCTGATGAGGATaagaggaaggaaacagaggcCACTTGGACTAAGTCGAGCCAGGCAGCAGCCGCTAGGCCAGCCTCGATGGTACCACCTCCAGCCCCTGTAGTAGCGGTGAAGTCCCCAGCCTTGCCTTTTGAAGTGGCTCCCAGGGTTCCTATCGGACGCTCCGGCGTGGAGCTGCGAGTGTCGCGTAGCAAAGGATTGCAGCGCTCTCAGTCAGACCTCAGTTCCCGCTACTCGATAGCCAGGGCTGAGTCCGACACCTTCTTCCAGTATTGTGGCCTGGACCCTGACGTAGTGGAGGCTCTCGGGAGGGAGAACTTCTCTGCTGGATCCGACTGTGTTACACTCAAAGTGCGTAGCGTGAGCATGGCTACTTCTGATAGTAGCTTCTCCAGGCACAGCGAGGACGGCTTGCAAGAAGAGGAGCTCCTGGAGCAGGTGCCTAGCACCACCTCTGTCGTAGAAAGGAACGCCCGTATCATAAAGTGGCTGTTTACCTGCAAGAAGGCCAAAGAAACCCCCAGCCAGAAATTGCAGGAACCTGCCTGA